One window of Camelina sativa cultivar DH55 chromosome 4, Cs, whole genome shotgun sequence genomic DNA carries:
- the LOC104780551 gene encoding malate dehydrogenase, chloroplastic has protein sequence MAAATATSASLFSIGSSYSSKASSFTPQSRAQAVNFNSVPSFTGLRSTSLISGSDSSSSLTKTLRGSVTKAQTSDKKPYGFKINASYKVAVLGAAGGIGQPLSLLIKMSPLVSTLHLYDIANVKGVAADLSHCNTPSQVRDFTGPSELADCLKDVNVVVIPAGVPRKPGMTRDDLFNINAGIVKSLVEAVADNCPNAFIHIISNPVNSTVPIAAEVLKKKGVYDPKKLFGVTTLDVVRANTFVSQKKNLKLIDVDVPVIGGHAGITILPLLSKTKPSANFTDEEIQQLTVRIQNAGTEVVDAKAGAGSATLSMAYAAARFVESSLRALDGDGDVYECSYVESTLTDLPFFASRIKLGKNGLEAVIESDLQGLTEYEQKALEALKPELKASIEKGVAFANKPAAAAAN, from the coding sequence atggcagcagcaacagcaacatcagcttctttgttttctattgGATCTTCTTACTCCTCTAAAGCCAGCTCCTTTACACCACAGTCTAGGGCACAAGCTGTGAACTTTAACTCAGTCCCTAGTTTCACCGGTCTTAGATCAACCTCACTCATCTCTggatctgattcttcttcttccttgaccAAGACTCTTCGCGGTTCTGTAACCAAAGCTCAAACCTCTGACAAGAAGCCTTACGGATTCAAGATCAATGCTTCTTACAAAGTAGCTGTTCTTGGTGCTGCTGGTGGTATTGGTCAGCCTTTGTCACTACTCATCAAGATGTCTCCGTTGGTATCTACCCTTCATCTTTACGATATCGCTAATGTTAAAGGTGTTGCTGCTGATTTGAGTCACTGTAATACTCCTTCTCAAGTTCGTGATTTCACTGGTCCTTCTGAGTTAGCTGATTGTTTGAAAGATGTCAACGTTGTGGTTATCCCTGCTGGTGTACCTAGGAAACCTGGTATGACCCGTGATGATCTTTTCAACATCAATGCTGGTATTGTGAAATCTCTGGTTGAGGCTGTTGCTGATAACTGTCCTAATGCTTTCATCCATATTATTAGTAACCCTGTTAACTCTACTGTACCCATTGCTGCTGAAGTCTTGAAAAAGAAAGGTGTTTATGATCCTAAGAAACTCTTTGGTGTCACTACCTTGGATGTTGTGAGGGCTAACACTTTTGTTTCTCAGAAAAAGAACCTTAAGCTTATAGATGTGGATGTTCCTGTTATCGGTGGACATGCTGGAATCACCATTTTGCCTCTTCTTTCAAAAACCAAGCCCTCTGCCAACTTTACCGATGAAGAAATCCAGCAGCTGACTGTTAGGATTCAGAACGCTGGAACTGAGGTCGTGGATGCTAAGGCAGGTGCAGGTTCGGCTACTTTGTCAATGGCATATGCTGCTGCAAGATTTGTTGAGTCGTCTCTCCGTGCTCTTGATGGAGACGGGGATGTCTACGAGTGTTCGTATGTGGAGTCGACTCTTACTGATCTTCCTTTCTTTGCATCACGTATCAAGCTTGGGAAGAATGGACTTGAAGCTGTGATTGAGTCAGACCTTCAGGGATTGACTGAGTACGAGCAGAAAGCACTAGAAGCTCTTAAACCAGAACTGAAAGCTAGCATTGAGAAGGGTGTCGCATTTGCAAACAAACCAGCTGCCGCTGCAGCTAACTAG
- the LOC104780553 gene encoding pentatricopeptide repeat-containing protein At3g47530: MLKSISSSDDHLISLIGSSTGKLHLRQIHAFLLRTSLIRNSDVFHHFLSRLALSLVPRDINYSCRVYSQRLNPTLSHSNTMIRAFSLSQTPSEGFRLFRALRRNSSLPANPLSSSFALKCCIKSNDLTGGLQIHGKIYSDGFLSDSLLLTTLMDLYSISENSTDACKVFDEIPQRDTVSWNVLVSCYLRNKRTRDVLVLFDKMKNEVDGCVKPDGVTCLLALQACANLGALDFGKQVHAFIDENGLGRALNLSNTLVSMYSRCGSMDKAYEVFNRMRERNVVSWTAMISGLAMNGFGKEAIEVFNEMLKFGISPEEQTLTGLLSACSHSGLVDEGMMFFDRMKSGEFKVKPNVHHYGCIVDLLGRARLLDKAYSLIKSMEVKPDSTIWRTLLGACRVHGNVELGERVISHLIELKAEEAGDYVLLLNTYSSVGKWERVTELRSLMKEKRIQTKPGCSAIELQGTVHEFIVDDVSHPRKEEIYKKLAEINQQLKIAGYVAEITSELHNLDSEEAKGYALTYHSEKLAIAFGILVTPPGTTIRVTKNLRTCVDCHNFAKFVSDVYDRVVIVRDRSRFHHFKSGSCSCNEFW; encoded by the coding sequence ATGTTGAAGTCTATAAGTAGCAGCGACGATCACCTTATCTCTCTGATCGGATCTTCCACCGGAAAACTCCATCTCCGGCAGATTCACGCCTTCTTACTCCGCACTTCCCTAATCAGAAACTCCGACGTTTTCCACCATTTTCTCTCTcgtctcgctctctctctcgttcctcGTGACATCAATTACTCATGCCGAGTTTACTCCCAGAGATTGAACCCAACTCTCTCACACAGCAACACCATGATCAGAGCTTTCTCTCTCAGCCAAACACCAAGCGAAGGGTTCCGCTTGTTCAGAGCTCTCAGACGAAACAGCTCTCTCCCAGCTAACCCACTCTCGTCGTCTTTTGCTCTCAAGTGTTGCATCAAATCAAATGACTTAACCGGCGGTTTGCAGATTCACGGGAAGATTTACAGTGATGGGTTTCTCTCGGATAGTCTTCTCTTGACGACTCTGATGGATCTTTACTCAATTTCTGAAAACAGCACTGATGCATGtaaagtgttcgacgaaattccCCAGAGAGATACCGTTTCTTGGAACGTGTTGGTTTCGTGTTATCTACGGAACAAACGTACACGAGacgttcttgttttgtttgataagaTGAAGAACGAGGTCGATGGCTGTGTAAAACCCGACGGTGTAACATGCTTATTGGCTTTACAAGCTTGCGCTAACTTAGGCGCGTTGGATTTTGGTAAACAAGTTCATGCTTTTATCGATGAAAACGGACTTGGCCGTGCTTTGAACCTGAGCAACACTCTGGTTTCGATGTACTCACGTTGCGGGTCTATGGATAAGGCTTACGAAGTCTTTAATCGAATGCGTGAAAGAAACGTTGTCTCGTGGACAGCTATGATCTCGGGTTTAGCCATGAACGGATTTGGAAAAGAAGCTATTGAAGTGTTCAACGAAATGTTAAAGTTTGGAATCTCTCCAGAGGAACAGACACTCACGGGTTTGTTGTCTGCGTGTAGCCACTCCGGTTTGGTCGATGAAGGAATGATGTTTTTCGATAGAATGAAGAGTGGTGAGTTTAAGGTAAAGCCAAATGTACATCACTATGGTTGTATTGTTGACCTCTTGGGACGTGCTCGTCTACTTGATAAAGCCTACAGTCTCATAAAGTCAATGGAGGTGAAACCTGACTCCACCATCTGGCGTACGCTGCTCGGGGCTTGTAGAGTACATGGAAATGTGGAACTTGGGGAACGTGTGATCTCTCATCTTATCGAACTCAAAGCCGAAGAAGCTGGAGATTACGTTCTGTTACTCAACACATACTCTTCGGTTGGGAAATGGGAGAGAGTGACTGAGTTGAGGTCGTTGATGAAGGAGAAAAGAATCCAGACCAAACCAGGATGCAGCGCGATCGAGCTACAAGGAACCGTTCATGAGTTTATAGTAGACGATGTTTCGCATCCGCGCAaggaagaaatatataaaaagcttGCGGAAATCAATCAGCAGCTGAAGATTGCGGGTTACGTGGCGGAGATCACATCGGAACTGCACAATCTTGATTCAGAAGAAGCAAAGGGATACGCTTTGACATACCATAGCGAGAAGCTAGCTATTGCCTTTGGAATCCTGGTGACTCCACCAGGAACAACCATTAGAGTGACCAAGAATCTTAGAACTTGTGTAGATTGCCATAATTTTGCAAAGTTTGTATCTGATGTTTATGATCGTGTCGTGATCGTTAGAGACCGTTCCCGATTTCATCATTTTAAAAGCGGCTCTTGCTCTTGTAATGAATTTTGGTGA
- the LOC104780554 gene encoding WD-40 repeat-containing protein MSI4-like, which translates to MWYTTIANSRPDLILTGHQDNAEFSLAMCPTEPFVLSGGKDKSVVLWSIQDHITTAGTASGSIIKQTGEGSDKNKSPSVSPRGVYHGHDDTVEDVAFSPTSEQEFCSVGDDSCLILWDARTGTNPVTKVAKAHDADLHCVDWNPHEDNLILTGSADNTVRLFDRRSLTSNGVGSPIYKFEGHKAAVLCVQWSPDKSSVFGSSAEDGLLNIWDYDMVSKKSGRAAKSPAGLFFQHAGHRDKVVDFHWSASDPWTIVSVSDDCETTGGGGTLQIWRMSELIFRPEDEVLQELEKFVSHFPMLHAWPEPNEPDQTNPTTKV; encoded by the exons ATGTGG TATACTACCATTGCAAATTCCCGACCGGATTTG ATACTAACTGGACACCAAGATAATGCTGAATTTTCTCTGGCAATGTGCCCAACTGAACCTTTTGTGCTCTCTGGAG GCAAGGACAAGTCAGTTGTTTTGTGGAGTATCCAGGACCACATCACAACTGCTGGGACAGCTTCTGGATCTATCATCAAACAGACTGGTGAAGGTAGTGATAAGAATAAGAGTCCTTCTGTTTCCCCCCGAGGTGTATATCATGGCCATGACGATACAGTTGAAGATGTGGCATTCAGCCCGACGAG TGAACAAGAATTCTGCAGTGTTGGTGATGATTCTTGCCTTATACTATGGGATGCAAGAACTGGCACAAACCCTGTCACCAAG GTTGCAAAGGCGCATGATGCTGATCTTCATTGTGTCGATTGGAATCCTCATGAGGACAATCTGATCCTGACAGG GTCAGCAGACAACACTGTCCGGTTGTTTGATCGTAGGAGCCTTACCTCAAATGGAGTCGGTTCGCCTATCTACAAATTTGAGGGCCACAAAGCTGCTGTTCTTTGTGTTCAG TGGTCTCCTGATAAGTCATCTGTTTTTGGAAGTTCTGCAGAAGATGGTCTTTTGAACATCTGGGATTATGACATG GTCAGTAAGAAGTCTGGTCGTGCAGCTAAAAGCCCTGCTGGACTCTTCTTCCAGCATGCTGGTCACAG GGACAAAGTTGTTGATTTCCACTGGAGTGCGTCGGACCCTTGGACTATTGTCAGTGTTTCTGATGACTGTGAGACGACTGGTGGAGGTGGAACATTGCAG ATATGGAGGATGAGTGAATTGATTTTCAGACCAGAAGACGAAGTCCTGCAAGAATTGGAGAAGTTCGTGTCGCAT TTTCCAATGCTTCATGCTTGGCCTGAACCCAATGAGCCAGACCAGACCAACCCCACTACGAAAGTTTGA
- the LOC104783877 gene encoding uncharacterized protein LOC104783877 translates to MVRIAKRSVLSHSHEGICTPYVKRFLAEEHKAASLCFVYPSTNGAYEVYLGYDKHRVCLNERTCTCMKFQICGIPCEHAYGLILKNTLEAEDYVCEWFRTFKWRDNYTDGIVPQRGSWYWPCTGGETVYPPPRPDDENVDKKRKKGVHESPTNKQPKQKKISMHCGICGAADHNYRLELNWNLLKVV, encoded by the exons ATGGTTCGGATTGCTAAACGGTCTGTACTATCTCATTCACACGAAG GGATATGCACTCCATATGTGAAACGTTTCTTGGCTGAAGAGCATAAGGCAGCTTCTCTGTGCTTTGTATATCCCAGCACAAATGGAGCTTATGAAGTTTACCTGGGATATGACAAACATAGAGTCTGTTTGAATGAAAGAACTTGTACCTGCATGAAGTTTCAGATATGTGGAATCCCCTGCGAACATGCTTATGGACTGATACTCAAGAACACATTGGAAGCTGAAGACTACGTCTGTGAATGGTTCCGAACTTTTAAGTGGAGGGATAATTATACGGATGGGATTGTTCCACAAAGGGGTTCATGGTATTGGCCTTGCACTGGAGGAGAAACTGTGTACCCACCACCAAGGCCGGATGATGAAAATGtagacaagaagaggaagaaaggtgTTCATGAGTCACCTACCAATaagcaaccaaaacaaaagaaaataagcaTGCATTGTGGGATTTGTGGTGCAGCTGATCATAACTATAG GCTGGAACTCAACTGGAATCTTCTCAAGGTTGTATGA
- the LOC109132503 gene encoding uncharacterized protein LOC109132503, translating into MAFYGCGGSIRYNVYPESDDEAEERVHSGDVRRGCGIVRGDGSMYKGKSFYNGIAFKECVLDYALVSGCNLKQYRYDRDRIGFKCISAKGKYMWKVYAASLHNDSMWMITLYTNKHICVPIGECDMFKTPVIARLFLDKIREEPEYYMPLKMEQTIMEKWKISVTRGQCQAARRKALGWIELEYDTLRTWKKSCRPLIGVDGCFKKEKIKGQLLVALGRDADNAIYPTAWCVVQVENTDNWSWFVNRLKIDLELGDGDGYIMVSDRQKGLIKAVELELPKIEHRKCVRHIYGNLKKNHLNKNWLKKLLWDLAWCYNSKYYEESLKRIHAYNSKLYEDVMKTKPKTWCRAFHKIGSYCEDVENNYVESFNNTINKAREKPVVAMLEVV; encoded by the exons ATGGC ATTTTACGGATGTGGAGGATCGATTCGCTATAACGTGTACCCAGAAAGTGACGATGAGGCTGAGGAACGTGTTCATAGTGGTGATGTGAGAAGGGGGTGTGGAATCGTTCGTGGTGATGGTTCAATGTACAAAGGGAAAAGCTTCTACAATGGAATCGCTTTTAAGGAGTGTGTTCTCGACTACGCACTGGTAAGCGGGTGTAACCTGAAGCAATACAGGTACGATAGGGATAGAATAGGTTTTAAGTGTATTAGTGCTAAGGGGAAATATATGTGGAAAGTGTATGCCGCATCTCTTCACAATGACTCAATGTGGATGATTACCCTCTACACGAACAAACATATTTGTGTACCTATTGGAGAGTGTGATATGTTTAAGACCCCAGTCATAGCTAGGTTGTTTCTtgataagataagagaagaaCCAGAATATTACATGCCTTTGAAGATGGAGCAGACTATAATGGAGAAGTGGAAGATATCAGTTACTAGGGGTCAATGTCAAGCTGCTAGGAGAAAGGCTTTGGGATGGATAGAGCTTGAATATGACACTCT AAGAACATGGAAAAAATCATGCAGACCACTGATAGGAGTTGATGGTtgtttcaagaaagaaaagatcaaggGACAGTTGCTGGTTGCTTTAGGAAGAGATGCTGACAATGCTATTTACCCAACAGCTTGGTGTGTTGTTCAAGTTGAGAACACAGATAATTGGTCATGGTTTGTGAATAGGCTGAAGATTGACTTGGAGTTAGGTGATGGGGATGGTTACATTATGGTGTCTGATCGACAAAAG ggGTTGATTAAGGCTGTTGAGTTGGAGTTACCAAAGATAGAGCATCGAAAATGTGTTAGGCACATTTATGGTAACCTAAAGAAGAATCATCTGAATAAGAACTGGCTGAAGAAACTCCTCTGGGATCTGGCTTGGTGCTACAATAGTAAATATTACGAAGAGAGCTTGAAGAGGATCCATGCATACAATAGTAAATTATATGAAGATGTTATGAAGACTAAACCAAAGACTTGGTGTAGGGCGTTCCACAAGATTGGCAGCTACTGTGAGGATGTTGAAAACAACTATGTGGAGTCCTTCAATAATACAATCAACAAGGCAAGAGAGAAACCAGTTGTGGCCATGTTGGAAGTTGTATGA
- the LOC104780556 gene encoding uncharacterized protein LOC104780556, translated as MADHLSLCTDRLITSEMKKDSESSDSSGESSSKPQGTDLASSSSSVDEADEEEPLLLQSVECRICQEEDTTKNLEAPCACNGSLKYAHRKCVQRWCNEKGDITCEICHQPYQPGYTAPPPPPPDETIIHIGDDWENGVPLDLTDPRILAMAAAERHFLEADYDEYSESNSSGAAFCRSAALILMALLLLRDALNLTTNSEDEDDPTAFFSLFLLRAAGFLLPCYIMAWAIGILQRRRQRQEAAALAAAEVAFMIHGGGPQRRGLHFAVAPEPPISNVPTPV; from the exons ATGGCTGATCATTTGAGTTTATGTACCGATCGTCTCATTACTTCTGAGATGAAGAAAGATTCTGAGTCTTCAGATTCTTCTGGAGAAAGCTCTTCAAAGCCTCAAGGAACggatttggcttcttcttcttcatctgtggatgaagctgatgaagaagaaccacTTCTCCTCCAATCTGTTGAGTGCCGTATTTGCCAGGAGGAAGATACCACTAAGAACCTTGAGGCTCCTTGTGCTTGTAATGGTAGTTTGAAG TATGCTCATCGCAAGTGTGTTCAGCGTTGGTGTAATGAGAAAGGCGACATAACCTGTGAGATATGCCACCAG CCTTATCAACCTGGATATACAGCacctccgcctcctcctcctgatGAAACGATCATTCACATCGg TGATGATTGGGAGAACGGAGTGCCATTGGACTTGACCGACCCGCGCATTCTGGCAATGGCTGCAGCAGAACGCCATTTCTTGGAAGCTGACTATGACGAGTATTCTGAGTCTAACTCAAGCGGAGCTGCCTTTTGTCGCTCTGCTGCTCTCATC CTCATGGCACTTTTACTGTTACGAGATGCGCTAAATCTCACTACTAACTCAGAAGACGAGGACGACCCAACTGCCTTCTTCTCT CTTTTCCTTCTTCGTGCTGCTGGCTTCCTCCTCCCATGTTACATCATGGCATGGGCCATCGGTATACTACAACGACGTAGACAAAGACAG GAAGCAGCAGCTCTAGCTGCCGCAGAAGTTGCTTTCATGATACACGGTGGTGGTCCTCAACGCAGGGGACTGCACTTTGCTGTAGCGCCGGAGCCACCAATATCCAACGTCCCAACACCTGTCTGA
- the LOC104780557 gene encoding probable LRR receptor-like serine/threonine-protein kinase At3g47570, whose protein sequence is MEISVMRQMASLRVIYMIVSGSFGTVFKALLPKERKMVAVKVLNLQRRGVMKSFMAECESLKEIRHRNLVKLLTACASIDFQGNEFRALVYEFMPNGSLDMWLHPGEVEEIRRPSRPLTLLERLNIAIDVASALVYLHVHCHEPIAHCDIKPSNILLDDDLTAHVSDFGLARLLLKFDQESFNQLSSAGVRGTIGYAAPGILSYICSIL, encoded by the coding sequence ATGGAGATCTCCGTAATGCGACAAATGGCTTCTCTGCGAGTAATATATATGATCGTGTCAGGCAGTTTTGGTACTGTGTTTAAGGCATTGCTCCCAAAGGAGAGAAAGATGGTTGCAGTGAAAGTTCTGAACCTGCAGAGACGTGGAGTTATGAAGAGCTTTATGGCAGAATGTGAATCTTTGAAGGAAATTAGGCATCGTAATCTTGTGAAACTATTGACAGCTTGTGCTAGTATTGATTTCCAAGGAAACGAATTTAGAGCTCTCGTCTATGAGTTCATGCCGAATGGAAGCTTGGATATGTGGCTGCATCCAGGGGAGGTGGAAGAGATTCGTAGGCCCTCAAGACCCTTGACACTGCTTGAAAGGCTTAATATTGCCATAGACGTGGCTTCTGCTTTAGTTTATCTTCATGTTCATTGTCATGAGCCTATAGCTCATTGCGATATTAAGCCAAGCAACATCCTTTTGGACGATGATCTAACCGCCCATGTTAGTGACTTTGGTCTGGCTCGTCTTCTCCTCAAATTCGATCAGGAGTCCTTCAACCAATTAAGCTCGGCTGGAGTCAGAGGAACCATCGGCTATGCCGCACCAGGTATATTATCATATATTTGTAGCATTCTATGA